The nucleotide window GACTGCATGGTGGCCCTGCCCGCGCAACTGTTTTACAACACCATGATTCCCGCCTGTTTATGGTTTTTGGCGCGCAACAAGACCAACCATAAATTCCGCGACCGCTCGCAGGAAATCCTGTTTATTGACGCCCGCAAACTGGGCGTTATGGTAAACCGCCGCAACAAGGAATTAAGCGATGAAGATATCGCCCTCATTTCCGGAACCTACCACAACTGGCGCAGTAAAAATGGTGAGTACGAAGACAAAGCGGGCTTTTGCAAATCCGCAACGATTGAGGAAGTAAGGAACAACAACTATGTGCTCATGCCCGGACGCTATGTGGGCACGGAAGAAGAAGCCGGTGACGGCATCCCCTTTTCTGAAAAAATGCAAGTCCTTACCACCAAACTTGCCGGGCAGTTTGCGAAAGGCAATGAACTGGAAAAGACCATACGCGAGAACCTGAAGGGGATCGGCTATGAGTTCTGAGATTGAAACCGTCAAAGCATTATTGAAACAGGTCAGGGAGCTGATTCTTGCCGCCCGGAAGGCCACTGCCCGGACTGTGGACAGCATCCAGGTTGTAACTTGTTTTGAAATCGGCCGCCGCATTGTCGAGCATGAACAGCAGGGGGCTGACCGCGCCAAATATGGAAAGAATTTACTGCGGGATTTGGCAGCACGCTTGACAAGTGAGTTTGGGCCGGGGTTCTCAAAAAGCAATCTGGAGTATATGCGTCGTTTTTACCTGATGTATCAGGACAGTTATCCGGCAATTGCCCAGACGGTGTCTGGGCAATTAGTCCAGGGTTCAAAATCCGAGACGCTGTCTCGGAAATTTCCCGTTCCTCCAAAAAAGCCGTTGCCACCGATGGGCTTTACTCTGTCCTGGTCGCAGTACGTCTTTCTCATGGGGATCAAAAATAAGGACGAACGGAGCTTTTACGAAATAGAAGCCGCAGCTCAAGGCTGGTCTGTTCGGGAACTTAAACGCCAGTTCAATTCAGGACTGTATGAGCGGTTGGCTTTGAGCCGCGACAAGGAGGGCATCCGCAAGCTGGCTCGAAAAGGCCAAATTATCGCCAAGCCTCAAGACCTTCTCAAAGAACCCTATGTATTGGAGTTTCTTGGTCTGGATGAAAAATCGCAATACTCCGAAACCGATCTGGAGTCGGCAATCATTGATAAGCTGGAGCATTTTCTTCTGGAGCTGGGCAAGGGTTTCCTTTTTGAGGCCCGCCAAAAGCGCTTTACCTTTGCTGAAGATCATTTTTTTGTCGATCTGGTTTTTTACAACCGGTTATTACGCTGCTATGTTCTGATTGATCTTAAAATCGGCAAACTGACCCATCAGGACCTAGGGCAGATGCAGATGTATGTCAATTATTTTGACCGTTATGTAAAGAGTCCCGATGAAAAGTCCACGGTCGGGATTATTCTCTGCAAGAAAAAGCATGATGCCCT belongs to Deltaproteobacteria bacterium and includes:
- a CDS encoding PDDEXK nuclease domain-containing protein, which translates into the protein MSSEIETVKALLKQVRELILAARKATARTVDSIQVVTCFEIGRRIVEHEQQGADRAKYGKNLLRDLAARLTSEFGPGFSKSNLEYMRRFYLMYQDSYPAIAQTVSGQLVQGSKSETLSRKFPVPPKKPLPPMGFTLSWSQYVFLMGIKNKDERSFYEIEAAAQGWSVRELKRQFNSGLYERLALSRDKEGIRKLARKGQIIAKPQDLLKEPYVLEFLGLDEKSQYSETDLESAIIDKLEHFLLELGKGFLFEARQKRFTFAEDHFFVDLVFYNRLLRCYVLIDLKIGKLTHQDLGQMQMYVNYFDRYVKSPDEKSTVGIILCKKKHDALVEITLPQDANIFASPYQLYLPTKEELRQKLLDWTAEQEEKRI